A stretch of Pseudoclavibacter chungangensis DNA encodes these proteins:
- a CDS encoding multidrug effflux MFS transporter: protein MTDRTDADGRRADGGPSALLLVALGALGAFGPLSMDLYLPGLPVLAADLAIGDTLAQLTMSACMVGLAIGQLVAGPMSDRIGRRVPILVGVAGFTIASLVCAFAGDVVVLLVARAVQGFAGAAGIVVSRAIVRDLADGAGMARIFSRLMIVTGLAPVLAPLLGGALLVWTDWRGLFVTLSGIGAALFVLAWSTVPDTLAPERRSAGGLRALARRIGGLLGDVRFMGMVLAAGLAQCVLFSYISMSALVLQNQFGLSEVAFAALFAVNSVMIVACSQVNVFFVGRTTLKRIVLGALAVGGVGSCAMLVGTWFGLGLVAVLVPLLGVVGMQGFLAPNLPSLALQDHASGAGTAAALIGTSQFLVGAIVPPLAALGGANAAVMATTMLACGVLAFALVALLVREGPSTPRRA, encoded by the coding sequence ATGACCGATCGCACGGACGCCGACGGGCGACGCGCGGACGGCGGGCCGAGCGCTCTCCTGCTCGTCGCCCTCGGGGCACTCGGGGCGTTCGGGCCCCTCTCGATGGACCTCTACCTCCCGGGGCTCCCCGTCCTCGCCGCCGATCTCGCGATCGGGGACACGCTCGCGCAGCTCACCATGTCGGCCTGCATGGTCGGTCTCGCGATCGGGCAGCTCGTCGCGGGGCCCATGAGCGACCGCATCGGCAGGCGCGTTCCGATCCTCGTCGGGGTCGCGGGCTTCACGATCGCCTCCCTCGTGTGTGCGTTCGCGGGCGACGTCGTCGTGCTGCTCGTCGCCCGCGCCGTGCAGGGGTTCGCGGGTGCCGCGGGGATCGTGGTCTCGCGTGCGATCGTGCGCGACCTCGCCGACGGTGCCGGCATGGCGCGGATCTTCTCGCGCCTCATGATCGTCACGGGCCTCGCGCCCGTCCTCGCGCCGCTGCTCGGTGGCGCACTGCTCGTGTGGACGGATTGGCGTGGCCTGTTCGTCACGCTCTCCGGCATCGGCGCCGCGCTGTTCGTGCTCGCGTGGTCGACGGTTCCCGACACGCTCGCGCCCGAGCGGCGTTCGGCCGGCGGACTCCGCGCGCTCGCACGCCGCATCGGCGGGCTCCTCGGCGACGTGCGCTTCATGGGCATGGTGCTCGCCGCGGGACTCGCGCAGTGCGTCCTTTTCTCCTACATCTCCATGAGCGCGCTCGTGCTGCAGAACCAGTTCGGCCTCTCCGAGGTGGCGTTCGCCGCGCTGTTCGCCGTGAACTCGGTCATGATCGTCGCCTGCAGCCAGGTGAACGTGTTCTTCGTGGGGCGCACGACGCTCAAGCGCATCGTGCTCGGCGCGCTCGCGGTGGGGGGCGTCGGCTCGTGCGCGATGCTCGTCGGCACGTGGTTCGGCCTCGGACTCGTCGCCGTGCTCGTGCCGCTCCTCGGCGTCGTGGGGATGCAGGGGTTCCTCGCGCCGAACCTGCCGTCGCTCGCGCTCCAGGACCACGCGTCCGGGGCAGGTACCGCGGCGGCGCTCATCGGGACGTCGCAGTTCCTCGTCGGCGCGATCGTGCCCCCGCTCGCCGCGCTCGGCGGCGCAAACGCGGCGGTCATGGCCACGACGATGCTCGCGTGCGGCGTCCTCGCGTTCGCGCTCGTCGCACTCCTCGTCCGGGAGGGACCGAGCACGCCGCGTCGCGCCTGA
- a CDS encoding acetyl/propionyl/methylcrotonyl-CoA carboxylase subunit alpha: MARIQKLLIANRGEIAVRIVRAARDAGIASVAVYADQDRDASHVRLADEAYALRGTTSADTYLVVDKLLSVARRAGADAVHPGYGFLAENADFARAVIAAGLTWIGPSPEAIEALGDKVTARHVAEKVGAPLAPGTLEPVSGPDEVLAFADEFGLPVAIKAAFGGGGRGLKVARTRDEIPELFESATREAVTAFGRGECFVEKYLNRPRHVETQCLADAHGNVVVVSTRDCSLQRRHQKLVEEAPAPYLTPEQNAELYRASKAILREVGYVGAGTCEFLLASDGTVAFLEVNTRLQVEHPVSEEVTGLDLVREQFRIAEGEVLGYDDPEPRGHSFEFRINGEDPGRGFVPSPGTITLFKPCGGPGVRIDSGVRTGDVVSGAFDSLLAKVIVTGTTREEALERARRALDDFEVAGIPTVLPFHRDVVRQPAFTAEDGHFGVFTRWIETDYVNTLEPWNGESEDAPQPGGRRSVVVEVNDKRIEVSLPERMLVGAGIQHGGLGRTMAGHAPRRRTPGSVETAGAGTVTAPMQATIVKFAVEEGQKVVKGDLLVVLEAMKMEQPIASQRDGVVRSIHGAPGETVPSGTPLLEIADE; the protein is encoded by the coding sequence ATGGCCCGAATCCAGAAGCTGCTGATCGCCAACAGGGGCGAGATCGCCGTCCGAATCGTCCGAGCCGCTCGGGACGCGGGCATCGCCTCCGTCGCCGTGTACGCCGATCAGGACCGTGACGCCTCCCACGTCCGCCTCGCCGACGAGGCATACGCGCTGCGCGGCACGACGAGCGCCGACACCTACCTCGTCGTCGACAAGCTCCTCTCCGTCGCCCGCCGGGCCGGCGCGGACGCCGTGCACCCCGGGTACGGCTTCCTCGCCGAGAACGCCGACTTCGCCCGAGCCGTCATCGCCGCCGGCCTCACGTGGATCGGCCCCTCGCCGGAGGCCATCGAGGCGCTCGGCGACAAGGTCACCGCGCGCCACGTCGCCGAGAAGGTCGGTGCTCCCCTCGCGCCCGGGACGCTCGAGCCCGTCTCCGGTCCCGACGAGGTGCTCGCGTTCGCCGACGAGTTCGGCCTGCCCGTCGCGATCAAGGCCGCGTTCGGCGGCGGCGGGCGCGGCCTCAAGGTCGCGCGCACGCGCGACGAGATCCCCGAACTGTTCGAGTCGGCGACCCGCGAGGCCGTCACGGCGTTCGGTCGCGGCGAGTGCTTCGTCGAGAAGTACCTCAACCGCCCGCGCCACGTCGAGACCCAGTGCCTCGCCGACGCGCACGGCAACGTCGTCGTCGTCTCGACGCGCGACTGCTCGCTGCAGCGCCGCCACCAGAAGCTCGTCGAGGAGGCGCCCGCGCCGTACCTCACGCCCGAGCAGAACGCGGAGCTCTACCGGGCCTCGAAGGCGATCCTGCGCGAGGTCGGGTACGTCGGCGCCGGGACGTGCGAGTTCCTGCTCGCGTCCGACGGCACGGTCGCGTTCCTCGAGGTCAACACGCGCCTCCAGGTCGAGCACCCCGTCTCGGAGGAGGTCACGGGCCTCGACCTCGTGCGCGAGCAGTTCCGCATCGCCGAGGGCGAGGTGCTCGGCTACGACGACCCCGAGCCGCGCGGCCACTCGTTCGAGTTCCGCATCAACGGTGAGGACCCGGGCCGGGGCTTCGTCCCCTCCCCCGGCACGATCACGCTCTTCAAGCCGTGCGGCGGCCCCGGTGTGCGCATCGACTCCGGCGTGCGCACGGGCGACGTCGTCTCTGGCGCGTTCGACTCGCTCCTCGCGAAGGTCATCGTGACGGGCACGACGCGCGAGGAGGCGCTCGAGCGTGCCCGCCGCGCGCTCGACGACTTCGAGGTCGCGGGCATCCCGACGGTCCTCCCCTTCCACCGCGACGTCGTGCGACAGCCGGCGTTCACGGCCGAGGACGGTCACTTCGGCGTGTTCACGCGCTGGATCGAGACCGACTACGTCAACACGCTCGAGCCCTGGAACGGCGAGTCCGAGGACGCACCGCAGCCGGGCGGTCGACGCAGCGTCGTCGTCGAGGTGAACGACAAGCGCATCGAGGTGTCGCTGCCCGAGCGCATGCTCGTCGGCGCGGGCATCCAGCACGGCGGCCTCGGTCGCACGATGGCGGGGCACGCGCCGCGTCGTCGCACGCCCGGTTCGGTCGAGACGGCGGGTGCGGGCACGGTGACCGCCCCCATGCAGGCGACGATCGTGAAGTTCGCCGTCGAGGAGGGGCAGAAGGTCGTCAAGGGCGATCTGCTCGTCGTGCTCGAGGCGATGAAGATGGAGCAGCCGATCGCGTCACAGCGCGACGGCGTCGTGCGCAGCATCCACGGTGCACCGGGTGAGACGGTTCCGAGCGGGACGCCGCTGCTCGAGATCGCCGACGAGTAG
- a CDS encoding TetR/AcrR family transcriptional regulator: protein MTRARLSGDERRSQILDAVLPVVLECGSDVTSKQLAEAAGVAEGTVFRAFGDKDSLLIALLERETGERLSSDDITAIRPSSLEDLVTIASALLVDRFVRVFRLFVVLGPLAARAPQNDMEEKLVALHAALETQFEPFREELRVPPSSAAEALRTLAFAASSNWGRGEAFIKPDDIAPLLLHGIVGQPNPATDPGQLLSAVPTTLP from the coding sequence ATGACCAGAGCACGGCTCAGCGGTGACGAACGTCGCAGCCAGATCCTCGACGCGGTGCTGCCCGTCGTGCTCGAATGCGGCAGCGACGTCACGTCCAAGCAACTCGCCGAGGCTGCCGGTGTCGCGGAGGGCACGGTGTTCCGCGCCTTCGGCGACAAGGACTCGCTGCTCATCGCGCTCCTCGAACGCGAGACGGGCGAGCGGCTCTCGAGCGACGACATCACGGCCATCCGGCCGAGCTCGCTCGAGGATCTCGTCACGATCGCGTCGGCACTCCTCGTCGATCGCTTCGTGCGGGTCTTCCGGCTCTTCGTCGTGCTCGGGCCGCTCGCGGCCCGCGCGCCGCAGAACGACATGGAGGAGAAGCTCGTCGCCCTCCACGCCGCGCTCGAGACCCAGTTCGAGCCGTTCCGCGAGGAGCTCCGGGTGCCGCCGTCGTCCGCGGCCGAGGCGCTGCGGACGCTCGCGTTCGCGGCGTCCTCGAACTGGGGGCGCGGTGAGGCGTTCATCAAGCCCGACGACATCGCACCGCTGCTGCTCCACGGCATCGTCGGTCAGCCCAACCCGGCAACCGATCCCGGACAGTTGCTGTCCGCGGTGCCGACTACGCTTCCCTAG
- the hrpB gene encoding ATP-dependent helicase HrpB, whose product MVHERARAPFELGRIGSGLPFAGALDALRDAIEHSSGAPAAVVQAPPGSGKTTLVPPLVTNLVAGRGSTGRVVVTQPRRVAVRAAARRLASLDGSPLGARAGYTVRGDRRIDRGAQIEFVTPGVLLRRVLDDPGLDGVAAVVLDEVHERSLDTDLLVGLLGEVRQLRDDLVVVAMSATVDAQRFAELLPAADGTPAPLVDSPAQPFPLEVRWRPGDGPRLDERGVVRGFLDHVADETASTFTELRRRHPDADALVFVPGAREVRLVAERLRRTVRGAEVLELHGRAPTAQQDRAIAGRSEHDPPRIVVSTAVAESSLTVPGVRLVVDSGLARVPRRDSVRGMTGLVSRSASRASSEQRAGRAARQGPGVVVRCFDERTFAAAPAHPTPEIASADLVEAALLLACWGAPGGVGLSLPDAPPALAMSDALAVLQALGAVDDAGRATGTGHELARIPADPRLGRALVVGAGPVGAREAAEVTALVGGDVRADGGDLTTTLRALRAGRHPDEARWRADVERLERIARWHTADRTGTAPEPPGPSADRRTATTAERTDVGLVVALAYPDRVARLVDRDASVYLLASGTRAALPPGGPLDGAPWLAVAEAARAQGRVASGTGAVVRSAAWLDEATAVRAAEPLRATVVAASFEGGRVTVRREERIGAILRSSTPVTASGGADERAAVEAALASSGLDVIGWSAAADALRRRLGLLHRELGDPWPDVGEEALRARLDGWLAPEIGRLTSGVPASRIDLADPLRRLLPWPAAARLDELVPERLAVPSGSHVRIDYPSVDDPDGRPVVAVKLQECFGWAQTPRLVAGRVPVLFHLLSPAGRPVAVTDDLASFWSGPYAQVRAEMRGRYPKHPWPEDPWAATPTRRTTRGANRDA is encoded by the coding sequence ATGGTCCACGAGCGAGCGCGCGCACCCTTCGAGCTCGGGCGCATCGGCTCGGGGTTGCCGTTCGCGGGTGCGCTCGACGCGCTGCGCGACGCGATCGAACACTCGAGCGGCGCGCCGGCGGCGGTCGTCCAGGCGCCGCCGGGGTCGGGGAAGACGACCCTCGTGCCGCCGCTCGTCACGAACCTCGTCGCCGGACGCGGCAGCACGGGGCGCGTCGTCGTCACCCAGCCGCGCCGGGTCGCTGTGCGTGCCGCCGCCCGCCGCCTCGCGTCGCTCGACGGCTCACCGCTCGGCGCCCGGGCGGGCTACACGGTGCGCGGCGACCGCCGGATCGACCGCGGCGCGCAGATCGAGTTCGTCACGCCCGGCGTCCTCCTGCGCCGCGTGCTCGACGACCCGGGCCTCGACGGCGTCGCCGCCGTCGTGCTCGACGAGGTGCACGAGCGCTCGCTCGACACGGATCTGCTCGTCGGTCTCCTGGGCGAGGTCCGGCAATTGCGCGACGACCTCGTCGTCGTCGCGATGTCCGCGACGGTCGACGCGCAGCGGTTCGCGGAGCTGCTCCCCGCGGCCGACGGAACGCCCGCGCCGCTCGTCGACTCGCCCGCGCAGCCCTTCCCGCTCGAGGTGCGGTGGCGACCGGGGGACGGCCCGCGGCTCGACGAACGCGGCGTCGTCCGCGGCTTCCTCGACCACGTCGCCGACGAGACCGCGAGCACGTTCACCGAGCTGCGGCGGCGGCATCCCGATGCCGATGCGCTCGTGTTCGTGCCCGGGGCCCGCGAGGTCCGACTCGTCGCGGAACGGCTCCGTCGCACCGTGCGTGGCGCCGAGGTGCTCGAACTCCACGGTCGCGCGCCCACCGCGCAACAGGATCGCGCGATCGCCGGTCGTTCCGAGCACGATCCGCCGCGCATCGTCGTGAGCACGGCGGTCGCCGAGTCCTCGCTCACGGTGCCCGGCGTGCGGCTCGTCGTCGACTCGGGGCTCGCGCGCGTCCCCCGGCGCGATTCCGTGCGGGGCATGACGGGGCTCGTGTCGCGCTCCGCCTCGCGGGCCTCGAGCGAGCAACGCGCGGGCCGTGCGGCTCGCCAGGGTCCGGGCGTCGTCGTGCGCTGCTTCGACGAGCGCACGTTCGCGGCGGCACCGGCGCACCCGACACCGGAGATCGCGTCGGCGGATCTCGTCGAGGCGGCGCTCCTGCTCGCCTGCTGGGGCGCGCCCGGGGGCGTCGGCCTGTCACTCCCGGATGCGCCGCCGGCGCTCGCGATGTCGGACGCGCTCGCGGTACTGCAAGCACTCGGGGCCGTCGACGACGCGGGACGGGCGACCGGCACAGGGCATGAACTCGCCCGCATCCCCGCCGACCCGCGGCTCGGTCGTGCCCTCGTCGTCGGGGCAGGGCCGGTCGGGGCGCGCGAGGCCGCCGAGGTCACGGCGCTCGTCGGCGGCGACGTGCGCGCCGACGGTGGCGACCTGACGACGACCCTCCGTGCACTGCGCGCGGGGCGCCATCCCGACGAGGCGCGCTGGCGGGCCGACGTCGAGCGACTCGAACGCATCGCGCGCTGGCACACGGCTGACCGTACCGGGACCGCGCCGGAACCACCCGGGCCCTCGGCCGACCGTCGCACGGCGACGACCGCCGAGCGCACCGACGTCGGCCTCGTCGTCGCGCTCGCGTACCCGGACCGCGTCGCCCGGCTCGTCGACCGCGACGCGTCGGTGTACCTCCTCGCCTCGGGCACGCGGGCGGCACTCCCGCCCGGCGGGCCGCTGGACGGCGCCCCGTGGCTCGCGGTCGCCGAGGCGGCCCGGGCGCAGGGGCGGGTGGCGTCGGGAACGGGGGCGGTCGTCCGGAGTGCGGCGTGGCTCGACGAGGCGACCGCGGTGCGCGCCGCCGAGCCCCTCCGTGCGACGGTCGTCGCGGCGTCCTTCGAGGGCGGCCGCGTCACGGTGCGGCGCGAGGAGCGCATCGGGGCGATCCTGCGCTCGTCGACCCCGGTCACCGCGAGCGGGGGCGCCGACGAACGGGCGGCGGTCGAGGCCGCACTCGCGTCGAGCGGACTCGACGTCATCGGGTGGTCGGCCGCGGCCGACGCGCTCCGCCGCCGGCTCGGCCTCCTGCACCGCGAACTCGGCGACCCGTGGCCGGATGTGGGGGAGGAGGCGCTCCGCGCGCGTCTCGACGGGTGGCTCGCCCCCGAGATCGGCCGCCTCACGAGCGGCGTCCCGGCATCCCGCATCGACCTCGCCGACCCGCTCCGGCGCCTGCTTCCGTGGCCCGCGGCCGCCCGACTCGACGAGCTCGTTCCCGAGCGCCTCGCGGTGCCGAGCGGCTCACACGTGCGCATCGACTACCCGTCCGTCGACGATCCGGACGGCCGCCCGGTCGTCGCCGTCAAGCTCCAGGAGTGCTTCGGCTGGGCGCAGACGCCCAGGCTCGTCGCGGGCCGCGTCCCCGTCCTGTTCCACCTCCTCTCGCCCGCGGGCCGTCCCGTCGCGGTGACGGACGATCTCGCCTCGTTCTGGTCGGGGCCCTACGCGCAGGTCCGTGCCGAGATGCGTGGGCGGTACCCGAAGCACCCCTGGCCCGAGGACCCGTGGGCGGCGACGCCGACGCGGCGGACGACGAGGGGCGCGAACCGGGACGCCTGA
- a CDS encoding ribonuclease H family protein: MTITAAADGSSLGNPGPTGWAWYVDDETWRAGGFPTGTNNIGELTAVAELLDATAGFEEPLRILCDSKYVIDSCTKWIRGWKRNGWKKRDGKPVLNLELMKRLDAALDGRDVTFEWVKGHAGHAENEAADDRARAAATAFAEKRAPDTGPGFGRRVGDAADAGRASSSGRAVGSAGGVADRGRADRSDPVAATSASAPGRSEQRGAPRLVVDEVDDDVAALFELGDDGDEAAGGDHEVVDHERRSLEVGRAALEELAHPDFAFIGADGATRTRDDAVAAAVRLRPDGVTAHEIGPSTVLVVGEAEWRAGRVATSSLWTFDTLGPGDGAWRLRFRQLTPIR; the protein is encoded by the coding sequence ATGACGATCACCGCGGCCGCAGACGGCTCCTCGCTCGGAAACCCAGGGCCCACCGGATGGGCCTGGTACGTGGACGATGAGACGTGGCGCGCCGGCGGGTTCCCGACGGGCACGAACAACATCGGCGAGCTGACGGCCGTCGCCGAGCTGCTCGACGCGACCGCGGGATTCGAGGAGCCGCTGCGCATCCTGTGCGATTCCAAGTACGTCATCGACTCGTGCACGAAGTGGATCCGGGGGTGGAAGCGCAACGGGTGGAAGAAGCGCGACGGCAAGCCCGTGCTGAATCTCGAGCTCATGAAGCGCCTCGACGCGGCGCTCGACGGCCGTGACGTGACGTTCGAGTGGGTCAAGGGACACGCCGGCCATGCGGAGAACGAGGCCGCGGACGATCGCGCGCGGGCCGCGGCGACGGCCTTCGCCGAGAAGCGGGCGCCCGATACGGGCCCCGGCTTCGGTCGGCGTGTCGGCGACGCGGCCGACGCCGGACGCGCGTCGTCCTCGGGACGCGCCGTCGGGTCGGCGGGCGGTGTCGCGGACCGGGGACGCGCGGACCGGAGCGACCCCGTGGCCGCGACGAGCGCGTCGGCCCCAGGCCGGTCCGAGCAGCGGGGCGCGCCGCGGCTCGTCGTGGACGAGGTCGACGACGACGTCGCCGCGCTCTTCGAACTCGGCGACGACGGTGACGAGGCGGCCGGAGGTGACCACGAGGTCGTCGACCACGAGCGCCGGAGCCTCGAGGTCGGCCGCGCCGCGCTCGAGGAGCTCGCGCACCCCGATTTCGCGTTCATCGGTGCCGACGGCGCGACGCGGACGCGCGACGACGCGGTCGCCGCGGCGGTGCGCCTGCGTCCCGATGGCGTGACGGCGCACGAGATCGGCCCGTCGACCGTGCTCGTCGTCGGTGAGGCCGAGTGGCGCGCGGGCCGTGTCGCGACGAGCTCGCTGTGGACCTTCGACACGCTCGGCCCGGGCGACGGCGCGTGGCGGCTCCGGTTCCGCCAACTCACGCCGATCCGCTGA
- a CDS encoding purine-nucleoside phosphorylase has translation MTTKSINPLDDPGIDPVAVAREAADAIATATGVERHDIALTLGSGWGRAADLIGETVATVPASDIPGFSKPALAGHTGTIRSIRLPSGAHALVIGARTHYYEGHGVRRVVHSVRTAAATGATTMILTNGAGGVRPEWAPGTPVLISDHINLTADSPLEGATFIDLTDLYSARLRGIAREVRELDEGVYVQFRGPNYETPAEVRMARTIGGDIVGMSTALEAIAAREAGMEVLGLSLITNAAAGVSDQPLSHEEVIEAGRAAEAELGALLGEIVTRIR, from the coding sequence ATGACCACGAAGTCCATCAATCCACTGGACGACCCGGGGATCGACCCGGTCGCCGTCGCCCGCGAAGCAGCGGATGCGATCGCCACCGCGACGGGCGTCGAGCGCCACGACATCGCGCTCACGCTCGGCTCCGGCTGGGGCCGGGCAGCCGATCTGATCGGCGAGACCGTCGCGACGGTCCCCGCGAGCGACATCCCCGGATTCTCGAAGCCCGCGCTCGCCGGGCACACGGGCACGATCCGCTCGATCCGCCTGCCGAGCGGTGCGCACGCGCTCGTCATCGGCGCCCGTACCCACTACTACGAGGGGCACGGCGTGCGCCGCGTCGTGCACTCCGTCCGTACGGCCGCGGCGACGGGCGCGACGACGATGATCCTCACGAACGGGGCGGGCGGCGTGCGCCCCGAGTGGGCTCCGGGCACGCCCGTGCTCATCTCGGACCACATCAACCTGACGGCCGACTCCCCGCTCGAGGGCGCGACGTTCATCGATCTCACCGATCTGTACTCGGCGCGGCTCCGCGGCATCGCGCGCGAGGTGCGCGAGCTCGACGAGGGCGTGTACGTGCAGTTCCGCGGCCCGAACTACGAGACGCCCGCCGAGGTGCGCATGGCGCGGACGATCGGCGGCGACATCGTCGGCATGTCGACCGCGCTCGAGGCGATCGCCGCCCGCGAGGCGGGCATGGAGGTGCTCGGCCTCTCGCTCATCACGAACGCTGCGGCCGGCGTCTCGGACCAGCCGCTCAGCCACGAAGAGGTCATCGAGGCGGGTCGGGCGGCCGAGGCCGAACTCGGCGCGCTCCTCGGTGAGATCGTGACGAGGATCCGATGA
- a CDS encoding NAD(P)H-quinone dehydrogenase, whose protein sequence is MVTTFDRKHRIVVLGGGPGGYESALAGAQLGADVTLIERTGVGGAAVLTDVVPSKTLIATAEAATAIRESGELGVQFFARGKDGKALRPEVAVNLTKLNQRLLRLAGNQSDDMRNALVDAGVKVVQGEGYFDGPGAVGVRTGPKGQDFDRVEYDTAVVAVGARPRTLETAKPDGERILTWTQLYNLTEMPSHLIVVGSGVTGAEFASAYTALGTKVTLVSSRDRVLPGEDADAADVIEKVFKRNGMTVLSKSRAESAVREGDEVVVTLSDGREVRGSHVLIAVGSIPNTQNIGLDSVGVELTDSGHIRVNKVARTSVPNIYAAGDCTAFLPLASVASVQGRTAVFHALGDEVRPINLRNVASNIFTYPEIATVGWQAHSIEDGERDGRIHKLPLSQNPRAKMQNVRDGFVKLIAGKDQGIIIGGVIVSPKASELILPLSIAIEQRLTVDQFARAWAVYPSLSSSITDAARAMHRPDVTND, encoded by the coding sequence ATGGTCACCACCTTCGATCGAAAGCACCGCATCGTCGTCCTGGGCGGCGGTCCGGGCGGATACGAGTCCGCCCTCGCCGGTGCGCAGCTCGGCGCCGACGTCACGCTCATCGAGCGCACGGGTGTCGGTGGGGCCGCCGTCCTCACCGACGTCGTCCCCTCCAAGACCCTCATCGCGACCGCCGAGGCCGCGACCGCCATCCGCGAGTCCGGCGAACTCGGCGTGCAGTTCTTCGCCCGCGGCAAGGACGGCAAGGCGCTGCGGCCCGAGGTCGCCGTCAACCTCACGAAGCTCAACCAGCGTCTGCTGCGGCTCGCGGGCAACCAGTCCGACGACATGCGCAACGCGCTCGTCGACGCGGGCGTCAAGGTCGTGCAGGGCGAGGGCTACTTCGACGGTCCCGGTGCGGTCGGTGTGCGCACGGGCCCGAAGGGGCAGGACTTCGACCGGGTCGAGTACGACACCGCCGTCGTCGCGGTCGGGGCGCGGCCGCGCACGCTCGAGACCGCGAAGCCCGACGGCGAGCGCATCCTGACGTGGACGCAGCTCTACAACCTGACCGAGATGCCGAGCCACCTCATCGTCGTCGGATCGGGTGTCACGGGTGCCGAGTTCGCGTCGGCCTACACGGCGCTCGGCACGAAGGTGACGCTCGTCTCGAGCCGCGACCGCGTGCTGCCCGGCGAGGACGCGGACGCGGCCGACGTGATCGAGAAGGTGTTCAAGCGCAACGGCATGACCGTGCTCTCGAAATCGCGCGCCGAGTCGGCCGTGCGCGAGGGGGACGAGGTCGTCGTGACGCTCTCGGACGGTCGCGAGGTGCGTGGCTCGCACGTGCTCATCGCGGTCGGTTCGATCCCGAATACGCAGAACATCGGACTCGACAGCGTCGGCGTCGAGCTGACCGATTCGGGGCACATCCGCGTGAACAAGGTCGCGCGCACCTCGGTACCGAACATCTATGCGGCGGGCGACTGCACGGCGTTCCTGCCGCTCGCATCGGTCGCGTCGGTGCAGGGGCGCACGGCCGTGTTCCACGCGCTCGGCGACGAGGTGCGGCCGATCAATCTGCGCAACGTCGCGTCGAATATCTTCACGTACCCCGAGATCGCGACGGTCGGCTGGCAGGCGCACTCGATCGAGGACGGCGAGCGCGACGGGCGCATCCACAAGCTGCCGCTCTCGCAGAACCCGCGAGCGAAGATGCAGAACGTGCGTGACGGGTTCGTGAAGCTCATCGCGGGCAAGGACCAGGGCATCATCATCGGCGGCGTCATCGTGTCGCCGAAGGCGTCGGAGCTCATCCTGCCGCTCTCGATCGCGATCGAGCAGCGACTCACGGTCGATCAGTTCGCGCGCGCGTGGGCCGTGTACCCGAGCCTGTCGAGCTCGATCACGGACGCGGCGCGCGCGATGCACCGCCCGGACGTCACGAACGACTGA